GATCGTCGCCCTCGCGGCCTTTTCACGCCAGAGCGGCGAACCCAACCTGTGGATTCTTGGCGCCACCGCCCTGGTTGGCGCCATGGCCGGCGACAACATGGCCTACATGCTGGGTCGGAAGATCGGGCTGGAACGTTGGCGCTGGATGCGCAAACCCAAGGTGCAGAAAGTCTTCGCGTGGGCCCACTACGAGCTGGAGAAGCGGGGCGCCGTCCTGATTTTCACGGCCCGGTACATCCCTTGGGGCCGTGTGGCGGTCAACTACGTTGCCGGCACTACGTCCTTCCCGCACCGCAGGTTCTTCGTCCTGGACGCCGTCGCCTGCTTTACCTGGGTGGGTTACTCGATCGGGATCGGCCTTCTGGCCAGTTCCTTCCCCTTGCTGCATGACAATCCGCTGCTCGGAGCCGGCATTGCCGTGGTGTTCGCCATCATTCTCGGAATCATCATCGACCACCTGCTTCGCTGGTGGCACAAGCGGCTGGGTCGCAACGATGTGGTTCGTCCAGGCAAGGAAGCGGCTCCGGAAGAGGGCGCACATGCCCAGCGGGACGCCGTCGAGATGGCTCCGATGGCCGTTCCCGCAGTCGCCGAAGCCGAACCCGGGCGCTAAATCGGGGCCGTCACTTTCCGGGTGGCGCTGGAAGCCTTCCGACCCTAAGGTTGGAACCGTGACTGAGCCCATTCTTGACGCTGCCCCTGCCATCGACTTCGACCTCAAAAGCCTCCCCAAGGTTTCCCTGCACGACCACCTGGACGGCGGCCTGCGCCCGGCCACCATCATCGAACTGGCGGAAGCCGTTGGACATACCCTTCCCTCCACCGATC
This genomic window from Arthrobacter sp. 24S4-2 contains:
- a CDS encoding DedA family protein; the protein is MEFINEAVLHAAGQWWIYPILLVFFFVDGFAMVVPSETLIVALAAFSRQSGEPNLWILGATALVGAMAGDNMAYMLGRKIGLERWRWMRKPKVQKVFAWAHYELEKRGAVLIFTARYIPWGRVAVNYVAGTTSFPHRRFFVLDAVACFTWVGYSIGIGLLASSFPLLHDNPLLGAGIAVVFAIILGIIIDHLLRWWHKRLGRNDVVRPGKEAAPEEGAHAQRDAVEMAPMAVPAVAEAEPGR